One stretch of Cedecea neteri DNA includes these proteins:
- the glgB gene encoding 1,4-alpha-glucan branching enzyme, protein MSVLPERDVINALIAGHFADPFSLLGMHQTDAGLEVRALLPDATEVWVIEPKTGRKVGQLECLDSRGFFCGLIPRRKNAFRYQLAVVWHGQENLIDDPYRFGPLIQELDSWLLSEGTHLRPYETLGAHADTMDGVTGTRFSIWAPNARRVSVVGQFNYWDGRRHPMRLRKESGIWELFIPGAHNGQLYKFELLDADGHLRIKADPYAFEAQMRPETASLICGLPEKTTLSPERQKANGFDQPISIYEVHLGSWRRHTDNNFWLSYRELAEQLIPYVKEMGFTHLELLPVNEHPFDGSWGYQPQGLYAPTRRFGTRDDFLYFLQTAHEAGLNVLLDWVPGHFPTDDAGLAKFDGTSLYEHGDPREGYHQDWNTLIYNYGRREVCNYLVGNALYWIERFGIDGLRVDAVASMIYRDYSREKGEWVPNEYGGRENLEAIEFLRNTNRIIGEQTPGAVTMAEESTDFAGVSRPPSMGGLGFWFKWNLGWMHDTLDYMKLDPVYRQYHHDKMTFGMLYNGTENFVLPLSHDEVVHGKKSILDRMPGDAWQRFANLRAYYGWMWAFPGKKLLFMGNEFAQGREWNHDSSLDWHLLQGGDNWHHGVQRLVRDLNHTYRRHAALHQMDFDDYGFEWLVVEDKANSVFIFVRRDAEGNEVIVASNFTPIPRYHYRFGINQPGRWREELNTDSMHYHGSNAGNSGTVRSEAVPSHGRDHSLSITLPPLSTLWLIREGDA, encoded by the coding sequence ATGTCTGTTCTGCCGGAAAGAGACGTGATCAATGCGCTAATTGCGGGTCATTTTGCCGATCCGTTTTCCCTGCTGGGGATGCACCAAACGGACGCCGGGCTTGAAGTCCGTGCGCTGCTGCCTGACGCCACTGAAGTCTGGGTTATCGAACCAAAAACCGGGCGAAAAGTTGGCCAGCTCGAGTGCCTCGATTCCCGGGGTTTCTTTTGTGGGCTGATTCCTCGCCGTAAAAATGCCTTTCGCTACCAGCTTGCCGTTGTCTGGCACGGTCAGGAAAACCTGATTGACGATCCCTATCGTTTTGGCCCGCTGATTCAGGAGCTGGACAGCTGGCTGCTTTCCGAAGGCACGCATCTACGCCCCTATGAAACGCTGGGTGCGCATGCTGACACGATGGACGGCGTGACCGGAACGCGCTTCTCTATTTGGGCACCGAACGCCCGAAGAGTCTCCGTCGTGGGTCAGTTTAACTACTGGGACGGCCGCCGCCACCCGATGCGGCTGCGCAAAGAAAGCGGCATTTGGGAGCTGTTTATCCCCGGCGCGCACAACGGACAGCTGTATAAATTCGAGCTGCTGGATGCCGATGGGCACCTGCGTATTAAGGCCGACCCGTACGCTTTTGAAGCGCAAATGCGCCCCGAAACGGCTTCTCTTATCTGCGGCCTGCCGGAGAAAACCACGCTCAGCCCCGAGCGGCAGAAAGCCAACGGCTTTGACCAGCCTATCTCAATCTATGAGGTTCATCTCGGCTCCTGGCGTCGCCATACCGACAATAACTTCTGGCTCAGCTACCGCGAGCTGGCGGAGCAGCTGATCCCCTACGTCAAAGAAATGGGATTCACCCATCTCGAACTGCTGCCGGTCAACGAGCATCCGTTTGACGGCAGCTGGGGCTATCAGCCGCAGGGGCTTTACGCCCCGACGCGCCGTTTTGGCACGCGCGACGACTTCCTCTACTTCCTGCAAACGGCCCACGAAGCCGGGCTTAATGTTTTGCTGGACTGGGTGCCGGGCCATTTCCCGACGGATGACGCGGGGCTGGCTAAGTTCGACGGCACCTCGTTGTATGAACATGGCGACCCGCGTGAGGGCTATCACCAGGACTGGAACACGCTGATTTACAACTATGGCCGCCGTGAAGTCTGTAACTATCTGGTGGGCAACGCGCTCTACTGGATTGAACGTTTTGGCATTGACGGCCTGCGCGTGGATGCCGTCGCCTCGATGATTTACCGCGACTACAGCCGGGAAAAAGGCGAGTGGGTTCCGAACGAGTACGGCGGCCGCGAAAATCTGGAAGCGATTGAATTTCTGCGCAATACCAACCGCATCATCGGGGAGCAAACGCCGGGCGCGGTGACGATGGCGGAAGAGTCCACCGATTTTGCCGGCGTCTCTCGCCCGCCGAGCATGGGAGGGCTGGGGTTCTGGTTTAAGTGGAACCTGGGCTGGATGCACGACACGCTCGACTACATGAAGCTGGACCCGGTTTACCGCCAGTATCACCACGACAAAATGACCTTCGGGATGCTGTACAACGGCACCGAAAACTTTGTCCTGCCGCTTTCGCACGATGAGGTCGTGCACGGCAAAAAATCGATTCTCGACCGCATGCCGGGAGATGCCTGGCAGAGGTTCGCTAACCTGCGCGCTTACTACGGCTGGATGTGGGCATTTCCGGGCAAAAAGCTGCTGTTTATGGGCAACGAGTTTGCCCAGGGGCGCGAATGGAACCACGACAGCAGCCTTGACTGGCATCTCCTGCAGGGCGGGGATAACTGGCACCACGGCGTGCAGCGCCTTGTACGCGATCTGAACCATACCTACCGGCGACACGCGGCGCTGCATCAAATGGATTTTGACGACTACGGCTTTGAATGGCTGGTGGTGGAGGACAAGGCGAATTCGGTCTTTATTTTCGTGCGCCGTGACGCCGAGGGCAACGAGGTCATCGTTGCCAGCAACTTTACGCCGATACCTCGCTACCATTACCGCTTCGGCATCAACCAGCCGGGGCGCTGGCGTGAAGAGCTGAATACCGACTCGATGCATTATCACGGCAGTAACGCCGGCAACAGCGGCACGGTGCGCAGCGAGGCGGTGCCAAGCCACGGTCGCGATCATTCGCTCTCTATCACGCTGCCGCCGCTGTCTACCCTCTGGCTGATTCGGGAGGGCGATGCATGA
- the asd gene encoding aspartate-semialdehyde dehydrogenase, translating to MKNVGFIGWRGMVGSVLMQRMVEERDFDAIRPVFFSTSQLGQAAPTFAGTTGGTLQDAFDLEALKALDIIVTCQGGDYTNEIYPKLRESGWQGYWIDAASSLRMKDDAIIILDPVNQHVIQEGLNKGVKTFVGGNCTVSLMLMSLGGLFAHDLVDWVSVATYQAASGGGARHMRELLNQMGQLYGEVSTELANPASAILDIERKVTELGRSGKLPVDNFGVPLAGSLIPWIDKQLDNGQSREEWKGQAETNKILATSTAIPVDGLCVRVGALRCHSQAFTIKLKKDVSIPTVEELLAAHNPWAKVVPNDREITMRELTPAAVTGTLSTPVGRLRKLNMGPEYLSAFTVGDQLLWGAAEPLRRMLRSLA from the coding sequence ATGAAAAATGTTGGTTTTATTGGCTGGCGCGGTATGGTCGGCTCTGTGCTCATGCAACGCATGGTGGAAGAGCGCGATTTTGACGCCATTCGTCCGGTTTTCTTCTCCACTTCCCAGCTTGGGCAGGCAGCCCCTACGTTTGCCGGCACCACCGGCGGTACACTGCAGGACGCATTTGATCTGGAAGCGCTGAAGGCGCTGGATATCATAGTGACCTGCCAGGGCGGCGATTATACCAACGAAATCTATCCAAAGCTCCGTGAAAGCGGCTGGCAAGGTTACTGGATTGACGCAGCTTCTTCTCTACGCATGAAAGATGACGCGATTATTATCCTCGACCCGGTCAACCAGCACGTCATTCAGGAAGGCCTGAACAAAGGCGTCAAAACCTTCGTTGGCGGCAACTGCACCGTAAGCTTAATGCTGATGTCCCTTGGCGGCCTGTTTGCCCACGACCTCGTTGACTGGGTTTCCGTGGCGACTTACCAGGCTGCGTCCGGCGGCGGCGCGCGCCACATGCGTGAACTGCTGAACCAAATGGGCCAGCTGTATGGCGAAGTCTCCACCGAGCTGGCGAACCCGGCTTCCGCTATTCTGGATATCGAGCGCAAGGTCACCGAACTTGGCCGCAGCGGTAAGCTGCCGGTGGATAACTTCGGCGTGCCGCTGGCCGGCAGTCTGATTCCGTGGATCGACAAGCAGCTCGACAACGGCCAGAGCCGTGAAGAGTGGAAAGGCCAGGCAGAGACCAACAAAATTCTTGCGACGTCAACCGCTATCCCGGTTGACGGTCTGTGCGTGCGCGTAGGCGCGCTGCGCTGCCACAGCCAGGCGTTTACCATCAAGCTGAAGAAAGACGTTTCTATCCCAACCGTGGAAGAGCTGCTGGCCGCGCACAATCCGTGGGCGAAAGTGGTGCCAAACGATCGTGAGATTACCATGCGTGAGCTGACGCCTGCTGCGGTAACCGGCACGCTGTCAACGCCCGTTGGCCGCCTGCGTAAGCTGAACATGGGGCCAGAGTATCTCTCCGCGTTCACCGTCGGTGACCAGCTGCTGTGGGGCGCCGCCGAGCCGCTGCGCAGAATGCTGCGGTCGCTCGCATAA
- the glpG gene encoding rhomboid family intramembrane serine protease GlpG, whose translation MIMITSFANPRVAQAFVDYMATQGVILTIQQHTQSDVWLADESQVQTVRAELERFVANPGDPRYQAASWSTGHSGVSFSYKRYPFFATIKERAGPLTLLVIGLCIALFVLLNIVGFGPVISVLGWPLVPEQRFEFWRYFTHGLLHFSLMHILFNLLWWWYLGGALEKRLGTGKLLTLTLISTLLSGFMQAKFTGPLFGGLSGTVFALMGYVWLRGERDPDSGLQMQRGLLAFAVIWLVIEVFTQSAVIPAHLTGMLVGLAMALVDTLNARKRT comes from the coding sequence ATGATCATGATTACCTCTTTCGCCAACCCGCGCGTTGCGCAGGCTTTTGTCGATTACATGGCAACTCAGGGCGTTATTCTTACTATTCAGCAGCATACTCAAAGCGATGTCTGGCTGGCGGATGAAAGCCAGGTGCAGACTGTGCGCGCAGAGCTGGAAAGGTTTGTCGCAAATCCTGGCGACCCGCGCTATCAGGCCGCCAGCTGGAGCACCGGCCACAGCGGCGTAAGCTTCAGCTATAAACGCTATCCGTTCTTCGCCACCATCAAAGAGCGTGCCGGGCCGCTAACCCTCCTCGTTATCGGCCTGTGTATCGCGCTTTTTGTGCTGCTGAATATCGTAGGCTTCGGGCCGGTGATTTCCGTACTTGGCTGGCCGCTCGTGCCCGAGCAGCGCTTTGAGTTCTGGCGCTATTTCACGCATGGACTACTGCATTTCTCCTTGATGCATATCCTCTTTAACCTACTATGGTGGTGGTATTTAGGCGGTGCGCTGGAAAAACGCCTCGGCACCGGCAAGCTGCTGACGCTGACGCTTATCTCCACCCTGCTGAGCGGCTTTATGCAGGCGAAATTTACCGGCCCGCTTTTTGGCGGCCTGTCGGGAACGGTGTTTGCGCTGATGGGCTATGTCTGGCTGCGCGGAGAGCGGGATCCCGACAGCGGGCTACAGATGCAGCGTGGCCTGCTGGCCTTTGCTGTCATCTGGCTGGTTATTGAGGTCTTTACTCAGTCAGCCGTTATTCCAGCCCACCTGACCGGCATGCTGGTCGGGCTGGCGATGGCGCTGGTAGATACCCTGAATGCGCGAAAACGAACATAA
- the glgA gene encoding glycogen synthase GlgA, with translation MQVLHVCSEMFPLLKTGGLADVLGALPAAQIAGGVDTRVLLPAFPDVRRGIEDIQVVAHRQTFAGDMRLLYGHYNGVGVYLIDAPHLYERPGSPYHDTNQFAYQDNVLRFALLGWVGAEMACGLDPFWHPDIVHAHDWHAGLAPAYLAARGRPAKSVFTVHNLAYQGMFYAHHLSEIDLPWWFYDMNGLEFHGQISYLKAGLFYADHITAVSPTYAREITDPHFAYGMEGLLRQRQREGKLSGILNGVDGKIWNPESDLLLASRYTRDSLEEKAENKRQLQVAMGLKVNDKVPLFAVVSRLTSQKGLDLVLEALPGLLEQGGQLALLGAGDSVLQEGFLAAAAEHPGQVGVQIGYHEAFSHRIMGGADVILVPSRFEPCGLTQLYGLKYGTLPLVRRTGGLADTVSDTSLENLADGVATGFVFEDSNAWSLLRAIRRAFVLWSRPSLWRFVQRQAMNMDFSWQVAAQSYRDLYQRLL, from the coding sequence ATGCAGGTCTTACATGTCTGTTCCGAGATGTTTCCTCTACTGAAGACAGGCGGCCTTGCGGATGTGCTGGGCGCTTTGCCGGCGGCGCAGATTGCCGGCGGCGTTGATACGCGCGTCCTGCTGCCCGCTTTTCCCGACGTTCGGCGGGGAATCGAAGATATTCAGGTAGTTGCCCATCGACAGACGTTCGCGGGCGACATGCGCCTGCTCTACGGCCACTATAACGGCGTTGGCGTTTACCTGATTGATGCGCCCCATCTCTATGAGCGCCCCGGAAGCCCGTACCACGACACCAATCAGTTTGCTTATCAGGACAACGTGCTGCGCTTTGCGCTGCTTGGCTGGGTCGGCGCGGAAATGGCCTGTGGGCTGGATCCCTTCTGGCATCCCGATATCGTGCACGCCCATGACTGGCATGCCGGGCTGGCACCGGCGTATCTGGCGGCGCGCGGGCGCCCTGCGAAGTCGGTATTTACCGTGCATAACCTTGCCTATCAGGGCATGTTCTATGCACATCACTTAAGTGAAATCGATCTGCCGTGGTGGTTCTACGACATGAACGGGCTGGAGTTCCACGGCCAGATTTCGTACCTGAAGGCCGGGCTTTTTTACGCCGATCATATTACCGCCGTCAGCCCTACCTATGCGCGTGAGATAACCGATCCGCACTTTGCCTACGGCATGGAAGGGCTTCTGCGCCAGCGCCAGCGTGAAGGGAAGCTGTCTGGCATTTTAAACGGCGTAGACGGCAAGATTTGGAATCCGGAAAGCGACCTGCTGCTGGCCTCGCGCTACACCCGCGACTCGCTGGAAGAGAAAGCTGAAAACAAACGTCAGCTGCAGGTGGCGATGGGGCTGAAGGTGAATGACAAAGTCCCGCTGTTCGCCGTGGTCAGCCGGTTAACCAGCCAAAAAGGGCTGGATCTGGTGCTTGAGGCGCTGCCCGGATTACTGGAGCAGGGCGGCCAGCTGGCGCTGCTGGGGGCTGGGGACTCTGTGCTGCAGGAAGGATTCCTGGCGGCGGCCGCCGAGCATCCCGGCCAGGTCGGCGTCCAGATTGGCTATCACGAGGCATTTTCCCACCGCATCATGGGCGGTGCCGATGTGATTTTAGTCCCGAGCCGCTTTGAGCCCTGCGGCTTAACCCAGCTCTACGGCCTGAAGTATGGCACCTTGCCGCTGGTGCGGCGAACCGGTGGCCTGGCCGACACCGTGTCGGATACTTCGCTGGAGAACCTGGCTGACGGTGTGGCAACCGGTTTTGTGTTTGAAGACAGTAATGCCTGGTCGCTGCTCCGCGCGATCCGGCGTGCTTTCGTGCTGTGGTCCCGCCCGTCACTGTGGCGTTTTGTGCAGCGGCAGGCGATGAATATGGATTTTAGCTGGCAGGTAGCGGCGCAGTCATACCGCGACCTTTATCAACGCTTGTTGTAA
- the glpE gene encoding thiosulfate sulfurtransferase GlpE, whose amino-acid sequence MDQFECIGVEEAHQKLQQQQAVLVDIRDPQSFAMGHTPGAYHLTNDTLVNFMQQTDFDTPVMVMCYHGNSSKGAAQYLLQQGYDQVYSIDGGFDAWHRHFPAEVAHGA is encoded by the coding sequence ATGGATCAATTTGAATGTATTGGTGTGGAAGAAGCACACCAGAAACTCCAGCAGCAGCAGGCGGTATTAGTGGACATCCGCGATCCGCAGAGCTTTGCCATGGGACACACGCCGGGGGCTTACCACCTCACCAACGACACGCTGGTGAATTTTATGCAGCAAACCGACTTCGACACGCCGGTGATGGTGATGTGCTACCACGGCAACAGCAGCAAAGGCGCCGCTCAATATCTGCTGCAGCAGGGCTATGACCAGGTCTATAGCATCGACGGTGGCTTTGACGCCTGGCACCGTCACTTCCCGGCCGAAGTCGCTCACGGCGCGTAA
- the glgP gene encoding glycogen phosphorylase, protein MNAPFSYASPTLSVEALKHSIAYKLMFTVGKDPAIANKHEWLNATLFAVRDRLVERWLRSNRAQLSQEVRQVYYLSMEFLIGRTLSNALLSLGIYEDVKNALEEMGLDLEELIDEENDPGLGNGGLGRLAACFLDSLATLGLPGRGYGIRYDYGMFKQNIVDGRQKESPDYWLEYGNPWEFKRHNTRYKVRFGGRIQQEGKKARWVETEEILAVAYDQIIPGYDTDATNTLRLWNAQASSEINLGKFNQGDYFAAVEDKNHSENVSRVLYPDDSTYSGRELRLRQEYFLVSSTMQDILSRHYQLHKTYANLAEKTAIHLNDTHPVLSIPELMRLLIDEHKFEWEEAFEVTCQVFSYTNHTLMSEALETWPVDMLGKILPRHLQIIFEINDYFMKTLQEQYPNDTGLLGRASIIDESNGRRVRMAWLAVVVSHKVNGVSELHSNLMVQSLFADFASIFPMRFSNKTNGVTPRRWLALANPALSEVLDENIGQTWRTDLSQLNDLKQHIDYPTVHQAVRKAKLSNKKRLATYIGQQLNVVVSPDALFDVQIKRIHEYKRQLMNVLHVITRYNRIKANPEAEWVPRVNIFAGKAASAYYMAKHIIHLINDVAEVINNDPQVKDKLKVVFIPNYSVSLAQLIIPAADLSEQISLAGTEASGTSNMKFALNGALTIGTLDGANVEMLDHVGKDNIFIFGNTAEEVEELRRKGYNPREYYEKDEELRQVLTQIATGAFSAGEPGRYRDLVDSLINFGDHYQVLADYRSYVDCQDRVDELYQQPEEWTIHAMHNIANMGYFSSDRTIQEYADEIWHIKPVRL, encoded by the coding sequence ATGAATGCACCCTTTTCCTATGCATCACCCACGCTAAGCGTCGAGGCGCTGAAACACTCGATTGCCTATAAGCTGATGTTTACGGTGGGGAAAGACCCTGCCATCGCCAATAAACACGAATGGCTTAACGCCACGCTATTTGCCGTGCGAGACAGGCTGGTTGAACGCTGGCTGCGTTCCAACCGTGCCCAGCTCTCGCAGGAAGTTCGCCAGGTTTACTATCTGTCGATGGAGTTTCTTATCGGGCGTACGCTGTCGAACGCGCTGCTTTCTCTCGGTATTTATGAAGATGTGAAAAACGCCCTCGAAGAGATGGGACTCGATCTGGAAGAGTTGATTGACGAGGAGAACGACCCCGGCCTTGGCAACGGCGGTCTTGGCCGTCTCGCCGCCTGTTTCCTCGATTCGCTGGCGACCCTGGGGCTGCCGGGGCGCGGCTACGGCATTCGCTACGATTACGGCATGTTTAAGCAGAACATTGTTGATGGCCGTCAGAAAGAGTCGCCGGACTACTGGCTCGAATACGGTAACCCATGGGAGTTTAAGCGCCATAACACGCGCTATAAGGTGCGTTTTGGCGGACGAATTCAGCAGGAGGGGAAAAAAGCCCGCTGGGTCGAGACCGAAGAGATTCTTGCGGTGGCCTATGACCAGATTATCCCGGGCTATGACACCGACGCGACTAACACACTAAGGCTGTGGAACGCCCAGGCGAGTAGCGAGATCAATCTCGGTAAGTTTAATCAGGGCGACTACTTCGCGGCGGTGGAGGACAAAAACCATTCCGAGAACGTGTCCCGCGTGCTTTATCCAGATGACTCAACCTATTCGGGGCGCGAGCTGCGTCTGCGTCAGGAATACTTCCTGGTTTCATCAACCATGCAGGACATCCTTAGCCGCCACTATCAGCTGCATAAAACCTACGCCAATCTGGCAGAGAAAACGGCGATTCACCTGAACGACACGCACCCGGTGCTGTCGATTCCGGAGCTGATGCGGCTGCTGATTGACGAGCATAAGTTTGAGTGGGAAGAGGCGTTTGAGGTCACCTGCCAGGTGTTCTCATACACCAACCACACGCTGATGAGCGAGGCGCTGGAAACCTGGCCGGTAGATATGCTCGGCAAGATCCTGCCGCGCCATTTGCAGATAATCTTTGAGATTAACGACTACTTCATGAAGACGCTGCAGGAGCAGTACCCGAACGACACCGGGCTGCTGGGCAGAGCGTCTATCATCGATGAGTCCAACGGCAGGCGCGTGCGCATGGCCTGGCTTGCGGTGGTGGTCAGCCATAAGGTGAACGGCGTTTCCGAGCTGCACTCCAATCTGATGGTGCAGTCGCTGTTTGCCGACTTCGCCAGCATCTTCCCGATGCGCTTTAGCAACAAAACGAACGGCGTGACGCCTCGCCGCTGGCTGGCGCTCGCCAACCCTGCGCTGTCCGAAGTGCTGGACGAGAACATCGGCCAGACGTGGCGTACGGACCTGAGCCAGCTGAACGACCTGAAGCAGCATATTGATTACCCGACGGTGCATCAGGCGGTGCGCAAGGCCAAGCTCAGCAACAAAAAACGGCTGGCGACGTATATCGGGCAGCAGCTCAACGTGGTGGTTAGCCCGGATGCGCTGTTCGACGTGCAGATCAAACGTATTCACGAGTACAAGCGCCAGCTAATGAACGTGCTGCACGTAATAACCCGCTATAACCGCATCAAGGCCAATCCGGAGGCTGAATGGGTGCCGCGCGTGAACATTTTTGCGGGCAAAGCGGCGTCTGCCTACTACATGGCGAAGCACATCATTCATCTTATCAACGACGTCGCGGAGGTCATTAACAACGATCCGCAGGTGAAAGATAAGCTGAAAGTGGTGTTTATCCCCAACTACAGCGTCAGCCTTGCCCAGCTGATTATTCCGGCGGCGGATCTCTCTGAGCAAATCTCGCTGGCGGGTACCGAGGCCTCCGGCACCAGCAACATGAAGTTTGCTCTGAACGGGGCGCTGACTATCGGCACGCTGGACGGTGCGAACGTTGAAATGCTCGATCATGTCGGTAAGGACAATATCTTCATCTTCGGTAATACGGCGGAAGAGGTCGAGGAGCTGCGCCGCAAGGGCTATAACCCTCGAGAGTATTACGAGAAGGATGAAGAGCTGCGTCAGGTGCTGACCCAAATCGCAACCGGCGCGTTCAGTGCCGGAGAGCCGGGGCGTTATCGGGATTTAGTGGATTCGCTGATTAACTTTGGTGATCACTATCAGGTGCTGGCGGACTACCGTAGCTATGTGGATTGCCAGGATCGGGTTGATGAGCTTTATCAGCAGCCGGAGGAGTGGACGATTCACGCCATGCACAATATTGCCAATATGGGGTATTTCTCGTCTGACAGGACGATTCAGGAGTACGCCGATGAGATTTGGCATATTAAGCCGGTGAGATTGTAG
- the glgC gene encoding glucose-1-phosphate adenylyltransferase encodes MVRFEKNDPLMLARQLPIKSVALILAGGRGTRLKDLTSTRAKPAVHFGGKFRIIDFALSNCINSGIRRIGVITQYQSHTLVQHIQRGWSFFSEEMNEFVDLLPAQQRVHGENWYRGTADAVTQNLDIIRRYNAEYVVILAGDHIYKQDYSRMLIDHVEKGARCTVACMPVPVHEASAFGVMAVDVDEKIIAFVEKPENPPTMPNDSSRSLASMGIYIFDADYLFRLLEEDDRDENSSHDFGKDIIPKITLAGEAYAHPFPLSCVQSDPNAEPYWRDVGTLEAYWKANLDLASVMPELDMYDQAWPIRTHMEPLPPAKFVQDRSGSHGMTLNSLVSGGCIISGSVVVQSVLFPRVRINSFCNIDSSVLLPDVIVGRSCRLRRCIIDRACMIPEGMVVGENAEEDARRFYRSEEGIVLVTREMLAKLQG; translated from the coding sequence ATGGTCAGGTTTGAGAAAAACGATCCGCTGATGCTGGCCCGCCAGCTGCCCATCAAATCCGTTGCGTTAATTCTGGCGGGTGGCCGCGGGACTCGACTGAAGGATCTCACGTCGACGCGCGCCAAGCCTGCGGTCCACTTTGGCGGCAAGTTCCGCATTATTGATTTTGCGCTATCCAACTGCATCAACTCCGGCATTCGCCGCATTGGGGTGATTACTCAGTATCAATCACACACCCTGGTGCAGCATATCCAGCGCGGCTGGTCTTTCTTTAGCGAAGAGATGAACGAGTTTGTTGATTTGCTGCCCGCCCAGCAGCGCGTACACGGTGAAAACTGGTATCGCGGAACGGCCGATGCCGTGACCCAGAACCTCGATATTATCCGCCGCTATAACGCCGAGTACGTGGTGATCCTCGCCGGGGACCACATCTACAAGCAGGACTACTCGCGCATGCTTATCGACCACGTCGAGAAAGGCGCGCGCTGTACCGTCGCCTGTATGCCGGTGCCGGTGCATGAAGCTTCGGCGTTTGGCGTTATGGCGGTGGACGTTGACGAAAAAATTATCGCTTTCGTGGAGAAGCCGGAAAACCCGCCAACCATGCCAAACGACAGCAGCAGGTCTCTGGCAAGCATGGGGATCTACATCTTTGACGCCGATTACTTGTTCAGGCTGCTGGAAGAAGACGATCGGGATGAAAACTCCAGCCATGACTTTGGCAAAGATATCATTCCGAAAATCACCCTGGCGGGCGAAGCTTACGCCCACCCGTTCCCGCTCTCCTGCGTGCAGTCCGATCCTAACGCCGAGCCCTACTGGCGCGACGTCGGAACGCTGGAAGCCTACTGGAAAGCGAACCTCGATCTGGCTTCGGTGATGCCCGAGCTGGATATGTATGACCAGGCCTGGCCGATCCGTACCCATATGGAGCCGCTGCCGCCCGCCAAGTTCGTCCAGGATCGCTCCGGCAGCCACGGCATGACGCTGAACTCGCTGGTGTCCGGCGGCTGCATCATCTCGGGCTCGGTGGTCGTGCAGTCGGTGCTGTTTCCGCGCGTGCGCATCAACTCTTTTTGCAATATCGACTCGTCCGTTCTGCTGCCCGACGTCATCGTCGGACGCTCCTGTCGACTGCGTCGCTGCATCATCGACCGCGCTTGCATGATCCCGGAAGGGATGGTGGTAGGCGAAAATGCAGAAGAGGACGCTCGCCGTTTTTACCGCTCTGAAGAGGGCATTGTACTGGTCACGCGCGAGATGCTGGCGAAGCTGCAGGGCTAG
- a CDS encoding DeoR/GlpR family transcriptional regulator yields the protein MKQTQRHDAIIELVKQQGYVSTEELVEQFAVSPQTIRRDLNDLADQNMILRHHGGAALPSSSVNTPWHDRKATQTAEKERIAQKVASQIPNGATLFIDIGTTPEAVAHALLNHSNLRIVTNNLNVANTLMVKEDFRIILAGGELRSRDGGIIGEATLDFISQFRLDFGILGISGIDSDGSLLEFDYHEVRTKRAIIENSRSVLLVVDHSKFGRNAMVNLGSISLVDTVYTDVMPPAGVMQVIKENNVQLELC from the coding sequence GTGAAGCAGACACAACGTCATGACGCGATTATTGAGCTGGTTAAGCAGCAGGGATACGTCAGTACCGAAGAGTTGGTGGAACAGTTTGCCGTCAGCCCGCAAACCATTCGCCGTGATTTAAACGACCTGGCCGACCAGAATATGATTCTGCGTCATCACGGTGGCGCCGCTCTGCCGTCCAGCTCGGTCAACACTCCGTGGCACGACCGAAAGGCAACACAGACCGCCGAGAAAGAGCGCATTGCGCAGAAGGTGGCCAGCCAGATCCCGAACGGCGCCACGCTGTTTATCGACATCGGTACCACGCCAGAAGCGGTGGCACATGCGCTGCTTAACCACAGCAATCTGCGCATCGTGACCAACAACCTCAACGTGGCTAACACGCTGATGGTGAAAGAAGACTTCCGTATTATTCTGGCCGGGGGCGAACTGCGCAGCCGCGATGGCGGTATCATCGGCGAGGCCACGCTGGACTTTATTTCCCAGTTCCGCCTCGACTTCGGCATTCTCGGCATCAGCGGCATCGACAGCGACGGCTCACTGCTGGAGTTTGACTACCACGAGGTTCGCACCAAGCGCGCGATTATCGAAAACTCCCGCAGCGTGCTGTTAGTCGTAGATCACTCGAAGTTTGGCCGTAATGCGATGGTGAATTTGGGCAGTATTAGCCTGGTGGATACCGTATATACGGACGTGATGCCTCCTGCGGGGGTGATGCAGGTGATTAAAGAGAATAACGTGCAGCTGGAGCTGTGCTGA